The stretch of DNA GTCGCCGTAGCCGTTCGTCGCGAAGCCGCTCGCGACCAGATCGAAGCCCGGCTTGCCGGTCGCGATCAGCGACAGCACGAACGCGCCGAGCGCCGCGCCGATCACCTGCGCGACGATGTACGGCACGAGGTCGCGCACCGGGAAGCGGCCGGCGACGGTGAGCCCGACGCTGACCGCCGGGTTCAGGTGGCAGCCGGAGATATGGCCGATCGCGAACGCCATCGTCAGCACGGTCAGGCCGAACGCGAATGCGACGCCGACGAAGCCGATGCCGAGGCCATGAACCGGGCCGGCGAAGCTCGCCGCGAGCACCGCGCTGCCGCAGCCGCCCAGCACCAGCCAGAAGGTGCCGAACAGTTCGGCAATTAGTCTTTGGGATAAGCGCATCGTATGACACCTCGAAAAGTCGATTTGAAGGAGACGGAAAAGCCCGGCTTTCGATAAGTGCCAGATTCTAGGCAGTCCCTCGACTCAACGGGTGTCAACAATTGTCAATTCGGCAGTTATTGATCCCATTATTGACAGGCGTTCCGCGTTCGAATTGCGCGTTCGAGCCGATCGTTAAATATTCCGCATATCCGTCATAAAGCGGATTAGCGGCGATTGCTAATTTCCCTATTTACGTCTAATCTGCGTTGCAGTTGCAGCATCCACAAATGTGGGGGGAACGAAATGTCGCAATATTCGGAACTCAAGGCTCAGATCGCCAGACTGACGGAGCAGGCGGAAGAGGCGCGGCGCACCGAGATCGCCGACGTGATCGCGGCTATCCGCGAGAAGATCGCCGAATACGGCCTGAGCGCGCAGGATCTGGGTTTCGCCACCGCGGCGAAGCGCGGGCGCCCGCCGAAAAAGGCGCCGCTGCCGCCGCGCTATCAGGATCCGAAGACCGGTGCGACGTGGAGCGGGCGGGGCAAGCCGCCGAAATGGATCGCCGGCAAGAATCGCGAACGTTATCTGATCGGTTAGCGAGCCGGCGCTTAGGTCCTGTTTCGGTCCTGTTTCGGTCCTTCTTCGCCGTTCTTTACCGAAACGCCCGCGCAATGTCCGGCCGTCAGCGTAAAAAAAGCCGCATGGAACCCATGCGGCTTTTGTACGTAAACTCTTCGATCGGCCTAATCGCAGCGCGCCGCCGATTAGCGACGCGCATTCGCCGGCTTTATCGCACCGGCGCGGCCCTGGCTTAACCAGCGGCGACCCGACGCAGAACCGGACGCTGTGCCGATTCGACGAGCGTCGCATAGCTGTCGAGGTAATTGCGCGCCATCGTCTTCGAGCTGAAGCGGCGTTCGAATTGCGCGCGGATCGCTTCGCGGGACAGCGAATCGATGTTCTGCAACG from Paraburkholderia caballeronis encodes:
- the aqpZ gene encoding aquaporin Z, which gives rise to MRLSQRLIAELFGTFWLVLGGCGSAVLAASFAGPVHGLGIGFVGVAFAFGLTVLTMAFAIGHISGCHLNPAVSVGLTVAGRFPVRDLVPYIVAQVIGAALGAFVLSLIATGKPGFDLVASGFATNGYGDHSPGHYSMAAAFICETVLTGFFVFVILGATDERAPAGFAPIAIGLCLTLIHLISIPVTNTSVNPARSTGPALFVGGEAISQLWLFWLAPMIGAVIAGVVYPAVAQRR
- a CDS encoding H-NS histone family protein — protein: MSQYSELKAQIARLTEQAEEARRTEIADVIAAIREKIAEYGLSAQDLGFATAAKRGRPPKKAPLPPRYQDPKTGATWSGRGKPPKWIAGKNRERYLIG